The following are encoded together in the Oreochromis aureus strain Israel breed Guangdong linkage group 18, ZZ_aureus, whole genome shotgun sequence genome:
- the LOC116331993 gene encoding leptin receptor gene-related protein, translated as MAGIKALVGLSFSGAIGLTFLLLGCALETYGVYWPMFVLIFYVLSPIPTFISRRLSDDSESSNACRELAYFLTTGIVVSSFGLPIVLARTNTIKWGACGLVMTGNAVIFLTILGFFIVFGGGDDWSWEQW; from the exons ATGGCAGGCATTAAag CACTGGTTGGTTTGTCCTTTAGTGGTGCTATTGGACTGACATTTCTTCTGCTGGGCTGTGCATTAGAAACCTACGG GGTCTACTGGCCGATGTTTGTCCTGATTTTCTACGTATTAAGTCCCATCCCGACCTTCATATCCAGACGCCTCAGTGACGACTCTGAATCCAGCAATGCCTGCAGAGAGCTGGCCTATTTCTTAACAACTGGCATTGTGGTCTCATCGTTTGGACTACCCATTGTTTTGGCCCGTACCAACACC ATCAAGTGGGGCGCCTGTGGATTGGTGATGACCGGAAATGCCGTCATCTTTCTCACCATCTTAGGCTTTTTTATCGTGTTTGGAGGCGGGGATGACTGGAGCTGGGAGCAGTGGTAA